One Rosa chinensis cultivar Old Blush chromosome 5, RchiOBHm-V2, whole genome shotgun sequence genomic region harbors:
- the LOC112164715 gene encoding transcription factor GTE1 isoform X2 gives MEPMSSSNPDSRSVGAAEVEGFRDSVNEISAKVNTLEKRVNEVEHYYLRKGSLQPTTSREKDRDKHFNTIKKQQQDAARREAAAAKRMRDLLNKFSAIFKQVIEKPMDLGTVQSKMETGGYKSVREIYADVRLVFKNAIKYNDDKDDVHVMAQTLLEKLEEKWLQLLPKVVEEEKRQADEEAQAQVDMKHAEEVAYASMAKDLSSELFEIDKYLKDLKKVVVQKCRKMSFDDKRRLGTALTQLSPEDLSKALDIVAQDNPEFQATAQEVDLDIDTQSDYTLWRLKVFVKDALKVKAQVAAQIPEAMGGNKVATSKRNREPSDAVAKPAVKRTKKISTM, from the exons ATGGAGCCAATGAGTTCATCAAACCCAGATTCTAGAAGCGTTGGTGCGGCTGAAGTGGAGGGTTTTCGGGATTCTGTCAATGAAATTTCAGCAAAAGTTAATACG CTTGAGAAAAGAGTGAATGAGGTCGAGCACTATTACTTGAGGAAAGGCAGTCTGCAACCAACCACTTCGAGGGAGAAAGACAGGGATAAACATTTTAACACCATTAAGAAGCAGCAACAAGATGCAGCACGTAGGGAAGCCGCTGCTGCAAAGAGAATGCGAGATCTGTTGAATAAGTTTTCCGCAATCTTCAAACAG GTTATTGAGAAGCCCATGGACCTTGGTACGGTACAAAGTAAAATGGAAACTGGTGGGTATAAGAGTGTTAGAGAGATATATGCTGATGTGAGGTTGGTATTCAAGAACGCAATCAAATACAATGATGACAAAGATGATGTCCACGTGATGGCCCAAACACTGTTGGAAAAATTAGAAGAAAAGTGGCTACAACTCTTGCCTAAAGTTGTTGAAGAG GAGAAAAGACAAGCAGATGAGGAAGCACAGGCACAGGTAGACATGAAACACGCTGAGGAGGTTGCTTATGCCAGCATGGCCAAGGATCTAAGCAGCGAG CTTTTTGAGATTGATAAGTATTTGAAAGATCTCAAAAAAGTGGTGGTTCAGAAGTGCAG AAAAATGTCTTTTGATGATAAAAGACGACTTGGGACAGCTCTTACACAGTTATCTCCTGAAGATCTCAGCAAGGCTTTGGATATAGTTGCTCAGGATAATCCCGAGTTCCAAGCAACTGCGCAAGAGGTGGATCTTGACATTGATACTCAG AGCGACTACACATTATGGAGGTTAAAGGTTTTTGTCAAGGATGCATTAAAAGTTAAGGCCCAAGTTGCTGCACAAATTCCTGAAGCCATGGGTGGCAACAAAGTTGCAACCTCCAAAAGAAATAGGGAGCCCTCTGATGCTGTTGCCAAGCCTGCCGTTAAACGAACTAAAAAAATCTCCACTATGTAA
- the LOC112164716 gene encoding methyltransferase N6AMT1 — protein sequence MSPRTAQIRLVSSHREVYEPCDDSFALVDALLADQANLLRHQPKLCLELGCGSGYVITSLALILGKEGHYIATDINPHAVRVTQETLEAHGVHAELINTNIASGLETRLAGLVDVIVVNPPYVPTPEDEVGREGIASAWAGGENGRAVIDKILPVADNLLSEKGWLYMVTLSENNPSEICLQMREKGYASRILVQRLTDEESLQIIKFWRDFDSQLEEKEMAENKTVPSRVMESLLSQFPRMPFLRGNNSNSS from the coding sequence ATGTCCCCCAGAACTGCCCAAATCCGTCTTGTCAGCTCACATCGCGAGGTTTATGAACCGTGCGATGATTCATTTGCTTTAGTAGATGCTCTTTTGGCTGATCAAGCAAACCTGTTACGGCATCAACCAAAATTGTGCCTGGAACTGGGCTGTGGTAGTGGCTATGTTATTACTTCTCTAGCTCTTATTCTTGGCAAGGAGGGGCACTATATTGCAACTGATATCAACCCCCATGCTGTGAGAGTGACTCAGGAGACACTTGAAGCACACGGGGTTCATGCAGAATTGATAAACACTAACATTGCATCAGGACTTGAGACGCGTCTGGCAGGATTAGTTGATGTAATAGTTGTGAACCCGCCTTATGTGCCTACTCCTGAAGATGAAGTGGGTCGTGAAGGGATTGCATCTGCTTGGGCTGGCGGAGAGAATGGTCGTGCTGTGATTGATAAGATACTGCCTGTTGCCGATAATCTTTTGTCAGAGAAAGGCTGGTTGTATATGGTCACACTTTCAGAAAACAATCCATCAGAGATATGCCTTCAAATGAGAGAGAAGGGCTATGCTTCCAGAATCCTTGTCCAGAGATTGACAGACGAAGAAAGTCTCCAGATCATCAAGTTCTGGCGGGATTTTGATTCTCAATTAGAAGAGAAGGAGATGGCAGAAAACAAAACAGTTCCGTCAAGGGTCATGGAGTCTTTGCTCTCTCAATTTCCTAGAATGCCATTTTTGAGAGGCAATAACAGCAACAGTAGCTGA
- the LOC112203272 gene encoding pre-mRNA-splicing factor ATP-dependent RNA helicase DEAH7, with translation MAILYTRRCKTEKISFYLETNKNPYLFADGKSHDRVERAIWAFVKSSVLLSISDQPTDSQLQFSDQFQTQSGGGGGLHVRGTERVVFRPPEKKKLGFDGGVRRYKGRYDDGDGGERRDYRDGGGRSRSRVRGRYEEDGYGGDYGRKKSRYEGSKRGAQSVASAWDCISYSPVQIRASGQPVKSSGSGRGGSSHQLDSTLGEEGDSVRYEIDESMRLEMEYDCDRAWYDREEGSTAVDTSHSSSLFYGDDAFCRKKETELAKRLVRRDGTKMSLAQSKRLSQHSADNAQWEDRQLLRSGAVRGTEVQSEIDDEDENKVMLLVHDTRPPFLDGRVVFTEQAEPVMPVKDPTSDMAIISRKGSALVREIHQKQSSNKSRQRFWELAGSKLGDILGVEKTAEHIDADTAVVGKHGEVDFKEDAKFAQHMKNGEAVSEFTKSKTISEQRQYLPIYSVRDELLQKIRENQVIIVVGETGSGKTTQLTQYLHEDGYTVNGIVGCTQPRRVAAMSVAKRVSEEMETELGEKVGYAIRFEDVTGPKTVIKYMTDGVLMCETLRDSDLDKYRVVVMDEAHERSLYTDVLFGILKKVVAQRRDFKLIVTSATLNAQKFADFFGGAPIFPIPGRTFPVHKKYLDTPCEDYVEAAVTQAMKIHIGSPPGDILIFMTGQEEIEAACYSLAERMEQLISSSKKGMSKLLILPMYSQLPADLQAKIFQRSKDGARKCIIATNIAETSLTVDGIFYVIDTGYGKMKVYNPRMGMDALQVFPSSRAAADQRAGRAGRTGPGTCYRLYTESAYLNEMLASPVPEIQRTNLGYVVLLLKSLKVDNLLDFDFMDPPPQENILNSMYQLWVLGALDNVGGLTALGWRMVEFPLDPPLAKMLLMGEELGCVDEILTIVSMLSVPSVFFRPKDRAEESDAAREKFSVPESDHLTFYNVYQQWKQHQYRGDWCSDHFLHVKGLQKAREVRSQLLEILKTLKIPLTSCWPDTDVVRKAICSAYFQNAAKFKGVGEYVNCRTGMPCHLHPSSALYGMGCTPEYVVYHEQILTTKEYMQCVTAVEPQWLADWGPMFFSVKESDTSVLQNKKRRQEEKTAMEEEMDNLRKAQARAEAESKQREREKRYKQQQQQVSLAGLHQGSSTYLRPKKLGL, from the exons ATGGCCATATTGTATACTAGAAGATGCAAAACTGAAAAAATTAGCTTCTATCTTGAAACAAAT aaaaatcCCTATTTATTCGCAGACGGCAAGAGTCATGATCGCGTTGAACGAGCGATTTGGGCGTTCGTAAAATCTTCAGTTCTCCTATCAATTTCAGACCAACCCACCGATTCTCAGCTTCAGTTTTCCGATCAATTCCAGACCCAG AGCggaggaggtggaggattaCATGTTCGTGGGACGGAGAGAGTTGTTTTCAGGCCGCcggagaagaagaaattagggtttgatgGAGGTGTCAGGAGATATAAGGGTAGGTATGATGATGGGGATGGTGGTGAAAGAAGAGATTACAGAGATGGTGGTGGTCGTAGTAGGAGTAGGGTGAGAGGAAGATATGAGGAAGATGGATATGGTGGAGATTATGGAAGAAAGAAGAGTAGATATGAAGGTTCGAAGAGGGGAGCTCAATCTGTTGCTTCTGCCTGGGATTGTATCTCTTACTCTCCGGTTCAGATACGGGCTTCTGGACAGCCAGTCAAGTCTTCGGGCTCGGGACGTGGTGGGAGTTCTCATCAGCTTGATAGTACGCTAGGAGAAGAGGGTGATTCGGTTAGATATGAGATTGATGAGAGCATGCGTTTAGAGATGGAATATGATTGTGACCGTGCGTGGTATGATAGAGAAGAAGGAAGCACAGCGGTTGATACGAGTCATAGTTCGTCTTTGTTTTATGGGGATGATGCTTTTTGTCGAAAGAAGGAAACGGAGTTGGCGAAGAGACTGGTTCGGAGAGATGGAACTAAGATGAGCCTTGCTCAGAGCAAAAGGTTGTCTCAGCACAGTGCGGATAATGCTCAGTGGGAGGATCGTCAGCTACTGCGATCTGGTGCTGTTAGAGGTACTGAGGTGCAGAGTGAgattgatgatgaagatgagaacAAAGTTATGCTTCTTGTTCATGATACAAGGCCTCCTTTCCTGGATGGGAGAGTTGTTTTTACCGAGCAAGCGGAGCCAGTTATGCCAGTAAAGGATCCCACGTCTGATATGGCCATAATTTCACGCAAAGGGTCTGCTCTAGTTAGGGAAATCCATCAAAAGCAAAGTTCGAATAAATCACGTCAACGTTTTTGGGAGCTTGCAGGTTCCAAACTTGGTGATATTCTTGGTGTTGAGAAAACAGCAGAGCATATTGATGCAGATACTGCTGTAGTAGGTAAACACGGTGAAGTTGATTTCAAAGAAGATGCAAAGTTTGCTCAGCATATGAAGAATGGGGAGGCTGTGAGTGAATTCACAAAGTCAAAAACCATTTCCGAACAACGCCAGTATCTGCCTATATATTCTGTGAGGGATGAGttactgcagaaaattcgagAAAATCAGGTTATTATAGTTGTTGGAGAAACTGGTTCTGGAAAGACAACTCAACTGACACAATATCTGCATGAAGATGGTTACACTGTGAACGGTATAGTCGGTTGCACCCAGCCAAGACGTGTGGCAGCCATGAGTGTTGCTAAAAGAGTTAGTGAAGAGATGGAGACTGAGCTTGGTGAGAAAGTTGGCTATGCTATTCGTTTTGAGGATGTGACGGGGCCAAAAACTGTAATAAAGTACATGACTGATGGAGTACTTATGTGTGAAACACTTAGAGATTCTGACCTTGACAAGTACCGTGTAGTTGTAATGGATGAAGCCCATGAGAGGTCACTATATACAGATGTGCTGTTTGGGATCTTGAAAAAAGTCGTCGCCCAGCGTCGTGATTTTAAGCTCATTGTGACATCTGCTACTCTTAATGCTCAGAAATTTGCAGATTTCTTTGGAGGTGCACCTATTTTTCCCATTCCTGGAAGAACATTTCCTGTACATAAGAAGTACTTGGATACCCCATGTGAAGATTATGTTGAAGCTGCAGTGACACAGGCCATGAAAATTCACATTGGCAGCCCTCCAGGTGATATCCTCATCTTCATGACTGGCCAAGAGGAGATTGAAGCAGCCTGTTATTCTCTTGCAGAGCGAATGGAACAACTTATCTCCTCCTCAAAGAAAGGGATGTCAAAACTCTTGATACTCCCTATGTATTCACAGCTGCCAGCTGACTTGCAAGCAAAGATATTCCAAAGGTCTAAAGATGGGGCTCGTAAATGCATTATAGCAACAAATATTGCTGAGACATCTTTGACCGTAGATGGTATATTTTATGTCATTGACACTGGCTATGGTAAAATGAAAGTTTACAACCCTAGGATGGGTATGGATGCTCTTCAAGTATTTCCTAGTAGTCGTGCTGCTGCTGACCAACGTGCTGGGCGTGCTGGTAGAACTGGGCCTGGAACATGTTATCGGCTGTACACAGAGAGTGCCTACCTAAATGAAATGCTTGCCAGTCCTGTACCAGAGATCCAGAGGACGAACCTTGGCTACGTGGTCTTGTTGCTCAAGTCTCTGAAGGTTGATAACTTGCTTGATTTTGATTTCATGGACCCACCTCCCCAGGAAAATATTCTCAATTCTATGTACCAGCTGTGGGTCTTGGGAGCTCTCGACAATGTGGGAGGTTTGACTGCCTTAGGCTGGAGAATGGTGGAGTTCCCATTGGACCCTCCACTTGCTAAGATGTTGTTGATGGGTGAAGAGCTAGGATGCGTAGATGAAATTTTGACAATTGTATCCATGCTTTCAGTGCCATCAGTATTCTTTAGGCCCAAAGATAGGGCAGAGGAGAGCGATGCTGCTCGGGAAAAATTTTCAGTCCCGGAGTCCGATCACCTGACATTCTATAATGTTTATCAACAGTGGAAACAACATCAGTATCGGGGGGACTGGTGCAGTGACCATTTTTTGCATGTTAAGGGGTTACAAAAGGCTAGAGAGGTTAGGTCCCAGCTGCTAGAGATTCTGAAGACGTTGAAAATTCCACTGACATCTTGTTGGCCTGATACTGACGTTGTGAGAAAAGCTATTTGCTCTGCATACTTTCAAAATGCTGCAAAGTTTAAGGGTGTGGGGGAGTATGTTAATTGCCGGACTGGGATGCCATGCCATTTACACCCGAGTAGTGCTCTTTATGGTATGGGCTGCACCCCTGAGTATGTGGTTTATCATGAACAGATTCTGACAACAAAGGAGTACATGCAGTGTGTAACAGCAGTGGAGCCGCAGTGGTTGGCTGATTGGGGACCCATGTTCTTTTCTGTAAAGGAGTCGGATACATCAGTGTTGCAGAATAAGAAGAGACGGCAGGAAGAAAAAACAGCTATGGAGGAGGAAATGGACAATCTGAGAAAGGCTCAAGCACGGGCAGAGGCAGAAAGCAAGCAGAGGGAGAGGGAAAAGAGGTAtaaacagcagcagcagcaagtcTCATTGGCGGGTTTGCACCAGGGTTCTTCTACATATCTGAGGCCCAAGAAACTTGGCTTGTAA
- the LOC112164715 gene encoding transcription factor GTE1 isoform X3: protein MRDLLNKFSAIFKQITQHKWSWPFMSPVDVESLGLHDYYQVIEKPMDLGTVQSKMETGGYKSVREIYADVRLVFKNAIKYNDDKDDVHVMAQTLLEKLEEKWLQLLPKVVEEEKRQADEEAQAQVDMKHAEEVAYASMAKDLSSELFEIDKYLKDLKKVVVQKCRKMSFDDKRRLGTALTQLSPEDLSKALDIVAQDNPEFQATAQEVDLDIDTQSDYTLWRLKVFVKDALKVKAQVAAQIPEAMGGNKVATSKRNREPSDAVAKPAVKRTKKISTM, encoded by the exons ATGCGAGATCTGTTGAATAAGTTTTCCGCAATCTTCAAACAG ATCACTCAGCACAAGTGGTCGTGGCCCTTTATGTCGCCTGTAGATGTTGAAAGTCTGGGATTGCATGACTATTATCAA GTTATTGAGAAGCCCATGGACCTTGGTACGGTACAAAGTAAAATGGAAACTGGTGGGTATAAGAGTGTTAGAGAGATATATGCTGATGTGAGGTTGGTATTCAAGAACGCAATCAAATACAATGATGACAAAGATGATGTCCACGTGATGGCCCAAACACTGTTGGAAAAATTAGAAGAAAAGTGGCTACAACTCTTGCCTAAAGTTGTTGAAGAG GAGAAAAGACAAGCAGATGAGGAAGCACAGGCACAGGTAGACATGAAACACGCTGAGGAGGTTGCTTATGCCAGCATGGCCAAGGATCTAAGCAGCGAG CTTTTTGAGATTGATAAGTATTTGAAAGATCTCAAAAAAGTGGTGGTTCAGAAGTGCAG AAAAATGTCTTTTGATGATAAAAGACGACTTGGGACAGCTCTTACACAGTTATCTCCTGAAGATCTCAGCAAGGCTTTGGATATAGTTGCTCAGGATAATCCCGAGTTCCAAGCAACTGCGCAAGAGGTGGATCTTGACATTGATACTCAG AGCGACTACACATTATGGAGGTTAAAGGTTTTTGTCAAGGATGCATTAAAAGTTAAGGCCCAAGTTGCTGCACAAATTCCTGAAGCCATGGGTGGCAACAAAGTTGCAACCTCCAAAAGAAATAGGGAGCCCTCTGATGCTGTTGCCAAGCCTGCCGTTAAACGAACTAAAAAAATCTCCACTATGTAA
- the LOC112164715 gene encoding transcription factor GTE1 isoform X1 has translation MEPMSSSNPDSRSVGAAEVEGFRDSVNEISAKVNTLEKRVNEVEHYYLRKGSLQPTTSREKDRDKHFNTIKKQQQDAARREAAAAKRMRDLLNKFSAIFKQITQHKWSWPFMSPVDVESLGLHDYYQVIEKPMDLGTVQSKMETGGYKSVREIYADVRLVFKNAIKYNDDKDDVHVMAQTLLEKLEEKWLQLLPKVVEEEKRQADEEAQAQVDMKHAEEVAYASMAKDLSSELFEIDKYLKDLKKVVVQKCRKMSFDDKRRLGTALTQLSPEDLSKALDIVAQDNPEFQATAQEVDLDIDTQSDYTLWRLKVFVKDALKVKAQVAAQIPEAMGGNKVATSKRNREPSDAVAKPAVKRTKKISTM, from the exons ATGGAGCCAATGAGTTCATCAAACCCAGATTCTAGAAGCGTTGGTGCGGCTGAAGTGGAGGGTTTTCGGGATTCTGTCAATGAAATTTCAGCAAAAGTTAATACG CTTGAGAAAAGAGTGAATGAGGTCGAGCACTATTACTTGAGGAAAGGCAGTCTGCAACCAACCACTTCGAGGGAGAAAGACAGGGATAAACATTTTAACACCATTAAGAAGCAGCAACAAGATGCAGCACGTAGGGAAGCCGCTGCTGCAAAGAGAATGCGAGATCTGTTGAATAAGTTTTCCGCAATCTTCAAACAG ATCACTCAGCACAAGTGGTCGTGGCCCTTTATGTCGCCTGTAGATGTTGAAAGTCTGGGATTGCATGACTATTATCAA GTTATTGAGAAGCCCATGGACCTTGGTACGGTACAAAGTAAAATGGAAACTGGTGGGTATAAGAGTGTTAGAGAGATATATGCTGATGTGAGGTTGGTATTCAAGAACGCAATCAAATACAATGATGACAAAGATGATGTCCACGTGATGGCCCAAACACTGTTGGAAAAATTAGAAGAAAAGTGGCTACAACTCTTGCCTAAAGTTGTTGAAGAG GAGAAAAGACAAGCAGATGAGGAAGCACAGGCACAGGTAGACATGAAACACGCTGAGGAGGTTGCTTATGCCAGCATGGCCAAGGATCTAAGCAGCGAG CTTTTTGAGATTGATAAGTATTTGAAAGATCTCAAAAAAGTGGTGGTTCAGAAGTGCAG AAAAATGTCTTTTGATGATAAAAGACGACTTGGGACAGCTCTTACACAGTTATCTCCTGAAGATCTCAGCAAGGCTTTGGATATAGTTGCTCAGGATAATCCCGAGTTCCAAGCAACTGCGCAAGAGGTGGATCTTGACATTGATACTCAG AGCGACTACACATTATGGAGGTTAAAGGTTTTTGTCAAGGATGCATTAAAAGTTAAGGCCCAAGTTGCTGCACAAATTCCTGAAGCCATGGGTGGCAACAAAGTTGCAACCTCCAAAAGAAATAGGGAGCCCTCTGATGCTGTTGCCAAGCCTGCCGTTAAACGAACTAAAAAAATCTCCACTATGTAA